The DNA region CTCGCCGAGACCGCGGCCCTGATCTGGCCGGCAAGGCACGGCGCCAACCGGCCGCCCGAGCTCGCCGAGGTCGTCGAGAGCCTGCAGGGCGCAAGCCGCGCCGAGGCGCCCGCGCTGGTCGAGGCCTGGCTCGACGCGCTCGACGCGACCGGGCGGTGGGCGCTCCTGAAGCTCGTCACCGGCGGGCTGCGGATCGGCGTCTCGGCGCGCCTCGCCAAGACCGCGCTTGCCGCATACGGGGACAAGGACGTCACCGAGATCGAGGAACTCTGGCATGGCCTGGAGCCGCCCTACGACACGCTCTTCGCCTGGCTCGACGGCCATGGCGAAAAACCGGTCAGCGCCGCCAAGGCGCCCTTCCGCCCGGTGATGCTCGCCACCGCGATCGAAGAGGCCGATCTGCAGACCCTCGACCCGCAACACTACGCGGCCGAATGGAAATGGGACGGCATCCGCGTCCAGGCGGTGAGCGAGGACGGCGTGCGCCGGCTCTACACCCGCACCGGGGACGACATCTCCCACACCTTCCCCGACGTGATCGCGGCCATGGACTTCGAGGGCGCGATCGACGGCGAGCTGCTGGTCCGGGACGGGCAAGGCGGCGTCGCGCCGTTTTCCGACCTGCAGCAGCGCCTCAACCGCAAGACCGTCCCGAAGGCGATGCTCAACAAGCATCCCGCCTTCATCCGTGCCTACGATCTTCTGGTGGAGGACGGGAAGGACCTGCGCCGCGCGCCCTTCGCCGAACGCCGCAAGCGGCTGGAAGCCTTCGTGGCGGCGGTGCCCAATGACCGCATCGACGTCTCCGCGCTTGTCGGGATCGAGAGCTGGGCGGCCATCGACGCGCTGCGCGCCGACCCGCCCGATCCGGCCGCCGAAGGGGTGATGCTCAAGCGCTGGGACAGCGCATACGTGCCCGGCCGGCCCAAGGGCCCGTGGTTCAAGTGGAAGCGCGATCCCTTCCTGGTCGACGCGGTGCTGATGTACGCCCAGCGCGGGCACGGCAAGCGCTCGAGCTTCTATTCCGACTACACCTTCGGCGTCTGGCGCGAAGGCGAGGACGGGGACGAACTCGTTCCCGTGGGCAAGGCCTATTTCGGATTCACCGACGCGGAGCTGAAGCAGATCGACAAGTTCGTGCGCGAGAACACCGTCGAGCGCTTCGGGCCGGTCCGGGCGGTGACAGCCGGCAAGGATGGCGGCCTCGTGCTGGAGATCGCCTTCGAGGGGCTGCAGCGCTCGCCGCGCCACAAGTCGGGCATCGCCATGCGCTTTCCCCGCGTCTCGCGCATACGCTGGGACAAGCCGGCCGCGCAGGCCGACCGGATCGGGTTTCTCGAAGCCCTGCTTGAAGAGCGGTTCGCCCCGGGCCGCAGTTAGTGCTATCTGACCGGTTCGGTTCGTTAGCAGACAGAGATTTGTTCCGATGAATCCGACGCAGATGGAAGGCTTCGACGCCGGCCAGGTCGCCGAGTACGTGGTGCGGGTGGGCGCCGACGTGGTGCTCAACGTCATCCTCGCCGCCCTCATCCTCGTCGTCGGCCTGTTCGTGGCCGGGCTCGTCGGGCGGAACCTGCGCAAGGCGCTGTCGAAGAACGAGCGCGTCGACCAGACGCTGGCCAGCCTGTTCTCCAACATCGCGCGCTACGGAATCATCGTGGTGGTCATCGTGGCGGTGCTCGGCCGGTTCGGGGTGGAGACCACCTCCATCGTCGCGGCGCTCGGCGCCGCGGTGCTGGCCATCGGCCTCGCGCTGCAGGGCACGCTCTCCAACGTCGCCGCCGGGGTGATGATCGTGCTGTTCCGCCCGTTCAAGCTCGGCGACTTCGTGGAGATCGCGGGGGTGACGGGCACGGTCAAGGAGATCACCCTGTTCTTCACCGAACTCAACTCGGTGGACAACAAGCAGCTCATCGTGCCCAACGGCCAGGCCTGGGGCAATGTGATCACCAATTTCTCCGCCTATCCGACGCGGCGGGCCGACTTCACCTTCTCGATCTCCTACGACGACGACATCGACAAGGCCCAGAGGGTGATCCGCGAGGTCTTCGAGGCCGACGAGCGCGTCCTGAAGGATCCCGAGCTGTTCTGCGAGGTGTCCGCCCATGGCGGCTCCTCGATCGACCTGACCGTGAGGGCCTGGACCAGGGCGGAGGACCTCTGGCCGGTGCATTTCCACATGCTCAAGGCCGTCAAGCAGGCCTTCGACCGCGAGGGCATCGAGATCCCCTACCCCCACCAGGTGGAGATCCAGAAGCGGGCCTAGGCCCGGATGCGCCGGGAAGCGGAGGGGCTGCCATGAGCCCGCCGCATTTGCTTCGGACAAGAGACCCCATGACCACGAACGGCGAAACCCGCACCGAACCGCCCGCGAAGAAGAGCTTCCTCGCGCGCCTGATCTCGATCACGCCGGGCCAGCTGCTCGCCGTGTTCTTCCTGTGCGTGCTCGCCGGGCTGATCCTCGCCGTGTTCAATGTCGACCCGGCCACGCTCTGGGTCGATTTCTTCGGCGCGGTCGGCGAGGCCTGGCAGCGCTTCTTCGAGATCATCGCCGATTCCCTCGGCTGGGCGGTGCAGTACTTCTTCCTCGGCGCGGTGCTGGTGATCCCGATCTGGATCGTCTGGCGCATCATCCGCGCCGCGTCCGGCCGCTCGGACTGAGACTAACCCCACCTTTACCCTGACCGGAGCTTTCGCGTGAACGCGCGGCGCCCCTGCGGTACACGCAAGCCTTGCGGGCGTGTGTCCAGGGGACGGGCCGGTGCTGGATTTCGACGTGTTCGAGGAGAAGGCGGAAGCCGCGCGCCTGCCCTGGCAGGCGCGCCCGCTCGTCGTGTTCGAGACCGTCTCCTTCCTGCGCCGTCTGAGCGTCGAGGTGCTGCGCTTTGCCGGCGCGGCGCGCGTCATTCCGACAGGCTGCCCCAGGGACGCGCTGGAAACCGTGCGCGAGAGCCGCGACGCGATGCTGATCTGCGGCTGGGAGGGCGGCGATGACGGGCTCGCCCTGGTGCGCCGCCTGCGTGTGCAGGGCGGGCCGGAACGGCGCAGCCAGGCCCTGATCGTCTCCCAGCGCAAGCGCGCGGTCGATATCGAGGACGCGCGCGATGCCGGCGTGGACGGCTATCTCCTGCGCCCGTTCTGCGCGCGCGACCTCGAACGCCGGATGCGTCAGGCTTCCAGCCGCCCTGCCCGCTTCATCGAGACCGCGCGCTTTGCCGGCCCGGACCGGCGCCGCCCCCGGCCCGGGTTCGGCGAACCGCGCTACAAGCGCGGCGCCGACGTGAGCGCTGGCCTGGTCGACGCGATGCAGGCCGCGCTCAACCAGGCCGACGACATGGCCTTCCAGTCGATGCGCCGGGGCGACCCGATCGGCGCGCGCGTCGGCCGCTCGCTGCGCCGCTTCCTGGAGGGGCTCGACGCGCTGACCCCGCAGGCGCGCGAGATCATCGACCTGCACCGCGCCACGCTCGCCCGCCTCGAGGACCTGCGCGGCGCCGAGCCCCAGGTCCGCGCCGAACTCGTCAACGGCCTCGAGGCGATCGTGATGAAGCGCAAGGCGGCCTAGACGCCCGACCGGGAAGCGCCGGCGCTCTAGCCTCGCCCCGCCTCAGCGGCTAAGACCGGTGACATGAGCGACGACATGCAGGCCCGCCTCGATTCCCTCGCGCCCTTCCTGGTGGACGGCTCGCCGCACGCCAAGGCCCTGGGCTTCGCGCTGGAGGCGATCACGCCGACGCGCGCGGTGATGCGCGCGCCCTACCGCGAGGATCTCATCGGCGACCCCGACACCAGGGTGCTGCACGGCGGCGTGGTCACTGCCCTGCTCGACCATGCCTGCGGGCTGGCCGCCTTCGCCGGGCTCGGCGGGGACAAGGCGAGCGCCACGCTCGACCTGAGGCTCGACTACATGCGCCCGGCCGAGCCGGGCCACGACGTCCTCGCCGAGGCCGAATGCGTGAGGGTCTCGGGCCTGTTGGCCTTCGTCAGCGCCATCGCCCATGACGGCAACCCGGACAATCCGGTCGCGCGCGCCAATGCCGCCTTCATGGTCACCAGGGCCGGCGAGGCCGCGGCGAAGAAGGCCCGCGCCAACCTCGCCGCCGGGACCAGCCCGATCAGCCAGGTGAAGCCATGATCGAGCGCCTCGACCTCCTGCTCTCGGCGCCCTACGTGCAGAAGCTCGGCGTGCGCTTCGACGATCACGGCGACGAGCTCACCGGCACGCTGCCCTATCATGAGGACCTCGTCGGCAATCCGCTGATCCCGGCCCTGCACGGCGGAGCGATCGGGGCGTTCATGGAGATCACGGCCTCGGCCGCCCTGCTCGCCGCGACGGACCTCGTCGCACTGCCCAAGCCGATCGACGTCTCGGTGGATTATCTCAGGCCCGGCAAGCCGCTGGACGTCTATGCGCGGGGCACCATCACCCGCCAGGGCTCGCGCGTCGCCAATGTGCGGGTGGAAGCCTGGCAGGAGCGCCGCGGCGCGCCGGTGGCCGCCCTGCACGGCCATTTCCTGATCAAGCCGGCGGGGGATCGCCAGGCTCTCACGCCGAAATGATGCCGTCGTAGATCCTGAGAAAGGCCGGGGCGTTCAAGACGCCGTGGGCGACGAGTCCGGGCCAGGTGCTGCGCCGCCACTGGCAGACCGATGCGATCATCAGGGCGATCGGGATCAGCAGGACGATGTCCCAAGCGAAGAAGGCGTGGAAGCCCGCCCAGAGAAAGGCATGCGGAATCCAGGCCCAGGCGCCCATCGCCGCCGCCTGGCGCGGCAGCAGATAGCCGCGCCACCACAATTCCTCACCCACGACATTGCACAGATAGATCACGCCATAGGCCGCAAGGATCCACCAGGCTCCGGCGATCGTCACGTCGAGAAAGCGCGTCTCGGTCTGGAAACGCCGCATCCATTCGGGATAGTCCCAGGGCACGATCCGGTAGACCTGCGCGGACAGCTCTGCCAGATCCAGATAGGCCCAAAGCCCGGCCGCGCCGATCGCCAACCCGAGGAGCAGATCGACACGCCGCACCGCCCGCAGGCGCAGGCGCCGCGCGATCCCTTCACCCTGTGCGCATTCCCGCGCCGCCAGGAGCACGGCGGCGACGCCCATGCCGCCCATGACCAGCGCGATATGGCCGATCACGTTGACCATCAGGGGCAGGCCGGCCGCGTCCAGCGCCGGGATCGACACGTAAAGGGCAAGAGCCATCAGGGCCGACGGCACGATGAAGTAGGGCAATGACCGGAGAAGAGGGAGCGGAGCCATGGCGTTCCTGCCGGATAGATGACCGTTCGATTCCGCTCAGATGCAGGCAATCCGCTGCGCGGATGCATCACTCCCGCCCGAGCGCCTCCCCCAGCGCCTCTCCGGAGTCCCAGGCGAATTCCGCACGCGGGCCCAGGCGCCAGTCCCCGGCACAGCCCACCGTGCCGGTCTCGTCGAGCGCGAACGGGCTGCCGGGCGCCCGCTCCGACAGGGCGTAGCGCCAGCGGTGCGCCTTGCGCCACACCGGCCGGGGCAGGCCGAAGCGGATATACATCTCCTCCCACAGCGCGCGCTCGACGGGGTCGGGCGTCTCCTCGAGATGGGCGCGCGACCAGTCCGGCGAGGCGTGCAGCACGAAAGCCTCCGGCCCCGCCCGGCCGGGGCGGGAGTTCATTCGCGCGATCCAGCGCACGCCGCCGCCGAGCAGCCTGGCCGCGTCGAAGCCGGGATCGAAGGGAGCCTCGACCACCCCCATGACCGCCCAGCACGGCGCGAGTTCGGCGGCGCGTGCCTCCAGGATCATCTCGGGGAAGTCCCCCTCGCTGCGGGCCAGCAGATCGACGAGCTGCTCGGGCGGCAGGGTCAGCGCGACGCGGTGGAACGGGCCTTCGCGCCCGCCCTCCTCGAAATCGAGATGCCACGCGCCCGGACCGCCGGCGAGGCGGAGGATCCGGCGGCCGGACCGCACGTCGAGCACGCCGAGCGCGGCCTCGACGATCGCGCTCATGCCGGGAACCCCGACCCAGCGGTACTCGCCCTTGAGATCGACGGCGTTGCCGCCGCGGTCGATGGAGACCAGGCGCGCCTGCCAGAGCGCGGCGAGTCCCTCGCGCGCGGCGGCCCTGAGATGCGCCTCGAAGGATCGGCCGCGCGCCGTGACGTATTGCGCGCCGTGATCGATCCGGGCAGGACCGAGCGGGGTTTCGGCGCGGCGGACCGAGAGCCGTCCGCCGGGCCCGCGCCCCTTGTCGAACACGACCGGGCGGTGACCGGCCCGCGCGAGCACGCGCGCGCACGACGCCCCGGCGAGGCCGGCGCCGACGACTGCGACATCAAGACCGCGAGATGGCCCGCCCATGCGCTTTTCCCGCCCGGATATCCGACTAGATTGGGCGATATGGCCCAGGAACACAAAAAAACGACTAACCGGCGTGGTCAATGCGCAGCGCCGCAGGTGCCTGCACCCGAGGTGTTCTTCGACGGCGCCTGCCCGCTCTGCCAGGCCGAGATCGCACACTACCGCAAGGCCGGGGCCCGGGCCCGCTTCCGCGACGTGAGCGACGCCGGATCGATCCTGCCCGAGGGCTGCTCGCGCGAGGCGATGCTCGCCCGCTTCCACGTGCGCCTCGCCGACGGCCGGCTCGTCTCAGGCGCGGCCGCCTTCGCCGAGCTGTGGCAGGCGACGCCCGGCTGGCGCCTGGCCGGCAGGATCCTGGCGCTCCCGCCCGTGCTGTGGATCGCGGAGGGCCTCTACCGGCTCTTCCTTCCCATCCGGCCGGGCGTGCAGCGCCTGGTCCGTCGCGCGCAGCGGACATGAAGTCCGCGAGGACCGGACGCACGCTGCCCAAGGCAGCGTTGCCGCAGAAGACCTGCGCCGCCTGTGCGCGTCCCTTCGCCTGGCGACGCAAATGGGCCCGCGACTGGGCCCAGGTGAAATACTGCTCGAAGCGCTGCGCCGGCCGAGGCGGATAGCTGTCGAACGGCCACATTTCCAAAAAAAAATGTCCTCGTCATGCCGGCGCAATGCGCGCGGTGAGAGGGTCGCTCCTGTCGAACCCGCAGGACGGACGCCAGATCCACATCCCGGGACGGCATTGGTCGATTGAAACGAGACAAGGAGTCCCTCTCATGAAACTGGTTACCCTGTGCGCGGCCTCGCTGGCCGCGCTGTGCGCCGCTGCGCCCGCCCTCGCCGAGACCGAGATCCGCAGCCAGGCGGTCGATTTCTCGCGCTCCGAACTCGCCTCCGAGAGCGGGCGCGAGGCCATCGAGACCCGCATCGCCGCCGCCGCCCGCGAGGTCTGCAACGCGCCCGGCAAGACCGATGCCGAGGTCCGGCGCCTCGAACTCGAATGCCAGCGCCGGGCCATCGCCGAGGCGCGTGCCAAACTCGACGCGCGCAGCGCCGTGGTCACCGCCGCTCTGAGCGCGGGCGGCGCGCAGTAACACGCCTCTCCCACCGGATAACGGCGCTCACGCTCACGACGCCGTTCCCCTGCCCCGTCCGCGTTCCCCCCTTTCGCGGACGGGGCTTTTTCTTCAGCCATGGCGCGCGAGCGCCGCGCCGAGCGCGGCGTGCATCAGCACGTGCCGGCCCGCGAGTCGGTCGAGATCGCGCGAGTAACCTCCGCCGAGCACGCCGACGATCGCGATCCCCCGGCGCAGCGCCGCGCCGGCGACCATCGCCTCGCGCGCGGCGATCCCCGCATCGGTGAGGTCGAGCAAGCCGAGCCGGTCCTCGCGGTGCACGTCGACCCCGGCATTGTAGAAGACGAGGTCCGGCCGGCTCGCCTCGAGCGCGTCCTCCACAGCCTCGCGGCTGGCCTGCAGATAGGCTTCGTCGCCGAGGCCGGCGGGCAGGCCGACATCGTGATCGGACACCGCCTTCAGACGCGGCCAGTTGGTCTCGCAATGGACCGAGAGCGTGAACACGCGCGGCTCCGCGGCGAAGATTCGCGCTGTCCCGTCGCCTTGGTGGACGTCGAGATCGATCACCAGCGCGCGCGAGATCACGCCCTCGGCCAGCAGGAGGTTCGCGGCCACCCCGACATCGTTGAACACGCAGAACCCCGCCCCGCCCGCACGGTCGGCATGATGGCTGCCGCCGGCGGTATTGGCCGCCGCACCATGTTCGAGGGCGAGGCGGGCGGCAAGGACCGTTCCGGCCACCGCGCAACGCGAGCGCATCGCCACGGCCGGCGTCATCTTGAAGCCGATGCGCCGCTCTCGCGCCGGCTCCACGCGCGCATCGAGGACCTGGTCGACATAGGCCCCGTCATGGGCGAGTTCGAGCCAGCGCGCCGGGGCGGGCATCGGGCGGTGGAAGCCGTCCTCGCCGGTCACCAGCCCGTCCGCGATCAGCCGGTCGGCGACCGCGCGGAACTTGCCCATGGGAAAGCGGTGCGCCGCCGGCACGTCGCGCGCGACATAGGCATCGTGGAAGACGACGGGAAGCGTCATCGCGGGGCCGTGCGATCCGCTGGCGGATGAAGCCGCATCCGCCCCGTCGGAGGCCAACAAGTCTCTCGACAAGAGCGTGCAGCAGGGCGAAAACTTCTCGCCTGCGGCTTGAATGAAGGGGAGGTCGTCATGCCGGTTTTCCTCGGGGCTCACGTGCTGATCGCGCTCGCCTTCGCGGTTCACGCCGTGCGCAGCGGCCAGCCCATCTACTGGCTCGTCATCCTGTTCATGTTCCCCGGCCTCGGCTCGCTCGTCTACGCCGTGACGGTGGTGCTGCCCGGTCTCGGCCAGTCGCCGCAGGCGCGCCGGGCCGGAGCGGCGGCGCGCCGCCTGATCGATCCCGAGCGCGAGCTGCGCACCGCACTCCACCAGCTCGAGATCAGCCGCACGCCGGGCAATCTCAAGCGCGCCGGGGAGGCCCTGCTCGCCCTCGAGCGCCCGCGCGAAGCCCTGGACCTCTATCGCGAAGCGACCGAGGGCGCCTTCCGCGAGGACGCAGCCCTGCTGCAGGGACGCGCGCAGGCGGAATTCGAGAGCGGCGATGTCGGGGCGGCGCTGCAGACGCTGGAGACCCTGAAATCAGCCCACCCCACGCTGCGCCTGCCGGGCGCGCACCTGCTCTACGCCCGGGCGCTGGAGGCCGCCGGACGCCGCGAGGAGGCGCTCGCCGAGTACGAGGCGGTGTCGGGCTATTTTCCCGGCGCGGAAGCCCAGGCGCGCTGGGCGATGGCGCTCGAAGCCGACGGGCGGCGCGAGGCCGCGCGCGAGCGCTGGCAGCACATCCTCTCGGCCGCCCGCATCGCCCCGCAGCACGCCCGGCGCATGCAGAAGCGCTGGATCGATCTCGCCCGCTCGCGGGCCGGCTGAAGCCCGCTTCACCGGAAATCGTTCTCCAGCACGATGCGGTAGCGCGGCTTGCCCTCGCGGAGCCGGTCGAAGGCGGCGTCGATCTCGCTCATCTTCATGACCTCGATCTGCGGCGCGATACCGTGGCGGGCGCAGAAGTCGAGCATCTTTCGGATCGTGGCGGGGCTGCCGAGCGGGGTGCCGGACAGCGATTTCTGCCCGCCGATCAGGGTGAAGGCCTCCACCTGGAACGGCTCGGAGACCGCGCCGACCGTGTGCAGGCGTCCGCGCGGGGCGAGCGCCGCGAAATAGCGCTGCCAGTCGAGCGGCACGGCGACGGTGGACAGGATGAAGTCGTAGCGGCCCTTCTCCGCCTTCAGGGCGTCCTTGTCGCGGCTGTCCACGACGCGATGCGCGCCGAAGCTGCGTGCCTCATCGGCCTTGGCGCCGGTGGATGTGAAGGCCGTGACCTCGCACCCCCAGGCCGACAGGAACTGCAGCGCCATGTGGCCGAGCCCGCCGATGCCGATCACCCCGACCCGGTCGGTCGGCTTGACGTCGAACTGGACGAGCGGATTGAACACGGTGATGCCGCCGCAGAAGAGCGGGCCGGCGCTCCTGGTGTCGAGTTCGTCGGGCAGCCGGTTCGCCCAGCTCGCCTGCACGCGCACCTTGTCGGCAAACCCGCCATAGCGCCCGACCGCGATCTGCTCGGCGTCGGGGCACATGTTGTGATCGCCGTCCATGCACTGGTCGCAGACCAGGCAGGAGCGCGAGAACCAGCCCACGCCCACCTTGTCGCCGGGCTTCAGGTGCGTCACCTCGCGCCCGACCCCGGTGACGGTGCCCACGACCTCGTGGCCGGGCACGAGCGGGTATTCGCTCATCCCCCATTCGTCGTCGAGCAGGGAGAGGTCGGAATGGCAGAGCCCGCAGCTCTCCACCGCGATCTCGATGTCGTCGCTCTTGAGCGGGCCGGGATCGTATTCGATCAGCTCGAACCTGCCCCTGGGCTGTTTCGCGGCATAGGCGCGGATCATGGCGGCACTCCTGCTTGTGGACCTGCGATACTAGAGCAAAACGGGCGACTTGCGAGGGAGGATCGGAGGCCTTAAGCGCCGGTCCCATGAGTGCGCGCCTCACCCGCCCCCAGGTCCTCGCCCAGGCCGTGCCGATCATGGCGGCCAATATCGCGACGCCGCTGGTCGGCCTCGTCGACATCGCCGTGATCGGACGCACCGGGGCGACCGAGGACATCGCCGCGGTCGCGCTCGGCACGCTGATCTTCAACGCCCTGTTCTGGTCGCTGGGTTTCCTGCGCATGGGATCCACGGCGCTCACCGCCCAGGCCGAGGGCAAGGGCGAGGAGGGCGAGGTACGCGCCACGCTGATCCGCGCCGGCGCACTCGGCCTCGCCTTCGGCCTCCTCTTCATCGTGTTCCAGTGGCCGCTGCGCGAGGGCGCGCTGATGCTGTTTTCCGGCGGCGCGGCGGTGGAGGACGAGGCGCGCGCCTATTTCTCCGCGCGGATCTGGGGCGCGCCGGCCGCGCTGGCCGGCTATGCGGTCTATGGCTGGCTGATCGGACTGTCGCGCACCGGCATGGCGCTGGCCCTCCAGGGCGCGCTCAACCTCGCCAATGCGGGGCTCTCGATCCTGTTCGTCTTCGGCCTCGGCTGGGGCGTGGCCGGGGTCGGCGCGGCAAGCGCGATCGCGCAATGGGTCCACCTCGCCGCGGCGGCCGGCATCGTGATCCTGGTGCTGAAGCCGCGCCCGCCGGCCGGGCCGAGCTTCCTGCTCGCGGCCGAACCCGTTGCCCGCCTGCTTTCGGTCAACCGCGACATCTTCCTGCGCACCGTCGCCCTCATCGCCGGCTTCTACTGGTTCAACGAGGCGAGCCTGAGGGAAGGCCCGGCGGTTCTGGCGGGCAATGCGATCCTGCTGCAGTTCATCTCGATCAGCGCCTTCTTCCTCGACGCCTTCGCCCACGTGACCGAGGCGGTCGCCGGCCAGGCGGCGGGGCGCCGGAGCTGGCCGGCCCTGATGCGCGCCTTCCGGCTGACGAGCGAGCAGGCCCTCGCCTTCGCGCTGCTGCTCTCGGCCGTCCTCTTCGTCTTCGGCGAGGCCTTCATCGCACTGATGACGACCGACCCGCAGGCGCGCGGGATGGCCGCGCGCTTCCTGCCCTGGTGCGCGCTGGTGCCGCTGATCGGCATGCCGAGCTGGCAGCTCGACGGGCTGATGATCGGCACGACGCGCGGTCCGCTGATGAGGAATGCGATGATCGCCGCGCTCGCGCTCTATGTCGGGCTCGACCTCCTGCTGCGCCCCGCACTCGGCGGAGACGGCCTGTGGCTCGCCTTCCTCGGCTATTATCTCGCGCGCGCCGCGACCCTGATGGCGGGCTGGCCGGGGCTGAGGCGGGAATTTCAAGATCGCTGAACGTCCCGCCGCGGCCGTCTCGGTCAGGGGAATGGGCATCCACGCCTTCGGTTCGGCCGACAGGAGGGATCGAGGCGGGGCGGGCGTTCAGCTCACAGATCCGCGCCCACCGCGTCGCTCAGGCGTTCGAAGCCGTCGCGCTTCAGCAGCTGCGCCAGCCCGTCGCGGATCTTCACCGCGAGACCGGGGCCTTCGTAGATCAGGGCCGTGTAGAGCTGGAGCGCATTGGCACCGGCGCGGATCTTCGCGTAGGCGGTTTCGGCCGAGGAGATGCCGCCCACGCCGATGATCGGCAGGCCCGGCCCGGCCGCGCGGCGGAAGCGCGCGAGAAGCTCGGTCGAGCGCGCGAACAGCGGTGCGCCCGACAGCCCGCCTGCCTCGTCCTTGCGGGCGCTGCCGAGCGTGTCGGGGCGGGCGAGCGTGGTGTTGGAGACCACCAGGCCGGAGAGCTTGTATGTCTGCACCGCCTTCAGGATCGGCTCGACATCGCCGGGCTCCAGATCGGGGGCGAGCTTCAGGAAGACCGGCTCGGCCCAGCGCGCCTCGGCGACGCGCGCGAGCAGCGCGTCGAGCGCGGGGCCGGTCTGCAGGCTTCGCAGGCCTGGCGTGTTGGGCGATGAGACATTGACCGTGAAGAAGTCGGCGAGGCCGGAGAGTTCCTTCAGGAGGAGGACGTAATCGGCGGCCTTGTCCTGGGACTCCTTGTTGGCGCCGAGATTGACGCCGACCACGCCGGGCCGGCCCTTGCGGGCCTGAAGGCGCGCCTTCACCGCCTCGAGCCCCTCGTTGTTGAAGCCCATGCGGTTGATGACGGCGCGGTCCTCGCGCAGGCGGAACACGCGCGGCTTCGGGTTGCCTGCCTGCGGGCGCGGGGTGACGGCCCCGACCTCGACGAAGGCGAAACCGGCCGCGAGCAGCGCGTCGGGCGCCTCGGCATTCTTGTCGAACCCGGCGGCGAGACCGACCGGATGGGCGAGCTCGATGCCGGCGATCGAGGTCGCCAGCACCGGATCG from Marinicauda algicola includes:
- the ahr gene encoding NADPH-dependent aldehyde reductase Ahr, with amino-acid sequence MIRAYAAKQPRGRFELIEYDPGPLKSDDIEIAVESCGLCHSDLSLLDDEWGMSEYPLVPGHEVVGTVTGVGREVTHLKPGDKVGVGWFSRSCLVCDQCMDGDHNMCPDAEQIAVGRYGGFADKVRVQASWANRLPDELDTRSAGPLFCGGITVFNPLVQFDVKPTDRVGVIGIGGLGHMALQFLSAWGCEVTAFTSTGAKADEARSFGAHRVVDSRDKDALKAEKGRYDFILSTVAVPLDWQRYFAALAPRGRLHTVGAVSEPFQVEAFTLIGGQKSLSGTPLGSPATIRKMLDFCARHGIAPQIEVMKMSEIDAAFDRLREGKPRYRIVLENDFR
- a CDS encoding MATE family efflux transporter, with the translated sequence MSARLTRPQVLAQAVPIMAANIATPLVGLVDIAVIGRTGATEDIAAVALGTLIFNALFWSLGFLRMGSTALTAQAEGKGEEGEVRATLIRAGALGLAFGLLFIVFQWPLREGALMLFSGGAAVEDEARAYFSARIWGAPAALAGYAVYGWLIGLSRTGMALALQGALNLANAGLSILFVFGLGWGVAGVGAASAIAQWVHLAAAAGIVILVLKPRPPAGPSFLLAAEPVARLLSVNRDIFLRTVALIAGFYWFNEASLREGPAVLAGNAILLQFISISAFFLDAFAHVTEAVAGQAAGRRSWPALMRAFRLTSEQALAFALLLSAVLFVFGEAFIALMTTDPQARGMAARFLPWCALVPLIGMPSWQLDGLMIGTTRGPLMRNAMIAALALYVGLDLLLRPALGGDGLWLAFLGYYLARAATLMAGWPGLRREFQDR
- a CDS encoding quinone-dependent dihydroorotate dehydrogenase → MKPADLAARALTLLPAETAHRAAIRGLKAGFGPKDTGLADPVLATSIAGIELAHPVGLAAGFDKNAEAPDALLAAGFAFVEVGAVTPRPQAGNPKPRVFRLREDRAVINRMGFNNEGLEAVKARLQARKGRPGVVGVNLGANKESQDKAADYVLLLKELSGLADFFTVNVSSPNTPGLRSLQTGPALDALLARVAEARWAEPVFLKLAPDLEPGDVEPILKAVQTYKLSGLVVSNTTLARPDTLGSARKDEAGGLSGAPLFARSTELLARFRRAAGPGLPIIGVGGISSAETAYAKIRAGANALQLYTALIYEGPGLAVKIRDGLAQLLKRDGFERLSDAVGADL